The Cucumis melo cultivar AY chromosome 6, USDA_Cmelo_AY_1.0, whole genome shotgun sequence genome includes a region encoding these proteins:
- the LOC103500165 gene encoding uncharacterized protein LOC103500165 isoform X1: MPPISSTSKPTLKRWRILLPDGSYGTYPSPQALGTYEIEVVVKQYRQAALNVIRADRPGRGKSSGDRKVTKLFARTANLRIQAELVLVTIAGKESKNGVCNGHYLEDRVSFSEDKVMDAEGVR, encoded by the exons ATGCCACCAATTTCATCCACAAGCAAGCCCACATTAAAGAGGTGGAGAATCTTGCTTCCAGATGGCTCTTATGGCACATATCCAAGCCCACAGGCACTTGGTACCTATGAGATCGAGGTCGTGGTCAAGCAGTATCGACAAGCTGCATTGAATGTCATTCGAGCAG ACAGACCTGGAAGAGGCAAAAGCTCAGGAGATAGGAAAGTTACAAAATTATTTGCAAGAACTGCAAACTTAA GGATTCAAGCCGAGTTGGTTCTTGTGACCATTGCTGGGAAAGAAAGCAAGAATGGTGTATGTAATGGGCATTATTTGGAAGATAGAGTTTCTTTTAGTGAAGATAAAGTGATGGATGCtgaag GTGTGCGATGA
- the LOC103500165 gene encoding 12-oxophytodienoate reductase 3-like isoform X2, with the protein MPPISSTSKPTLKRWRILLPDGSYGTYPSPQALGTYEIEVVVKQYRQAALNVIRAGIQAELVLVTIAGKESKNGVCNGHYLEDRVSFSEDKVMDAEGVR; encoded by the exons ATGCCACCAATTTCATCCACAAGCAAGCCCACATTAAAGAGGTGGAGAATCTTGCTTCCAGATGGCTCTTATGGCACATATCCAAGCCCACAGGCACTTGGTACCTATGAGATCGAGGTCGTGGTCAAGCAGTATCGACAAGCTGCATTGAATGTCATTCGAGCAG GGATTCAAGCCGAGTTGGTTCTTGTGACCATTGCTGGGAAAGAAAGCAAGAATGGTGTATGTAATGGGCATTATTTGGAAGATAGAGTTTCTTTTAGTGAAGATAAAGTGATGGATGCtgaag GTGTGCGATGA